A DNA window from Equus przewalskii isolate Varuska chromosome 12, EquPr2, whole genome shotgun sequence contains the following coding sequences:
- the ACHE gene encoding acetylcholinesterase isoform X1, producing MRPSACVCLRGLLSVCHCGRLLRRCGSLGLVCHRGRLPALAAMRPPRCPLHSPSLASPLLLLLLFLLGGGAEAEGPEDPELLVTVREGRLRGIRLMAPGGPVSAFLGIPFAEPPVGPRRFLPPEPKRPWPGVLDATAFQSVCYQYVDTLYPGFKGTEMWNPNRELSEDCLYLNVWTPYPRPASPTPVLIWIYGGGFYSGASSLDVYDGRFLTQAEGTVLVSMNYRVGAFGFLALPGSREAPGNVGLLDQRLALQWVQENVAAFGGDPTSVTLFGESAGAASVGMHLLSPPSRGLFHRAVLQSGAPNGPWATVGVGEARRRATLLARLVGCPLGGTGGNDTELVACLRTRPAQDLVDHEWHVLPQESVFRFSFVPVVDGDFLSDTPEALINAGDFHSLQVLVGVVKDEGSYFLVYGAPGFSKDNESLISRAQFLAGVRVGVPQASDLAAEAVVLHYTDWLHPEDPARLREAMSDVVGDHNVVCPVAQLAGRLAAQGARVYAYIFEHRASTLSWPLWMGVPHGYEIEFIFGLPLEPSLNYTIEERTFAQRLMRYWANFARTGDPNDPRELKAPQWPPYTAGAQQYVSLNLRPLEVRRGLRAQACAFWNRFLPKLLSATASEAPSTCPGPAHGEAAPRPRPGLPLPLLLLLFLLLSWLPRL from the exons ATGAGGCCGTCTGCGTGCGTCTGTCTCCGTGGGCTTCTGTCCGTCTGTCACTGTGGGCGTCTGCTCCGCCGCTGCGGGTCTCTCGGTCTCGTCTGTCACCGCGG ACGCCTGCCTGCCCTGGCAGCCATGAGGCCCCCGCGGTGTCCCCTCCACTCGCCCTCCCTGGCTTCCCcactccttcttctcctcctcttcctcctgggaggaggggcagaggctgagggCCCGGAGGATCCAGAGCTGCTGGTGACAGTACGTGAGGGCCGGCTGCGGGGCATCCGCCTTATGGCCCCTGGGGGCCCTGTCTCTGCTTTTCTGGGCATCCCCTTCGCAGAGCCACCTGTGGGCCCCCGTCGCTTTCTGCCACCAGAGCCTAAGAGGCCCTGGCCGGGGGTGCTGGACGCCACAGCCTTCCAAAGTGTCTGCTACCAATACGTGGACACCTTGTACCCTGGCTTCAAGGGCACCGAGATGTGGAACCCCAACCGTGAGCTGAGCGAGGACTGCCTCTACCTCAACGTGTGGACACCATACCCCCGACCTGCATCCCCCACCCCTGTCCTCATCTGGATCTACGGGGGTGGCTTCTACAGCGGGGCCTCCTCCCTGGACGTGTATGATGGCCGATTCCTGACCCAGGCCGAGGGGACTGTGCTGGTGTCCATGAACTACCGGGTGGGAGCCTTTGGCTTCTTGGCCCTGCCGGGGAGCCGGGAGGCCCCAGGCAACGTGGGTCTGCTGGATCAGAGGCTGGCTCTGCAGTGGGTGCAGGAGAATGTGGCCGCCTTCGGGGGGGACCCAACGTCAGTGACTCTGTTTGGGGAAAGTGCAGGTGCGGCCTCGGTGGGCATGCACCTGCTGTCCCCACCCAGCCGGGGCCTGTTCCACAGGGCTGTGCTGCAGAGCGGTGCGCCCAATGGGCCCTGGGCCACGGTGGGCGTGGGCGAGGCCCGCCGCAGGGCCACCCTGCTGGCCCGCCTCGTAGGCTGTCCCCTGGGTGGCACTGGTGGCAATGACACAGAGCTGGTTGCCTGCCTGCGGACCCGGCCAGCTCAGGACCTGGTGGACCACGAGTGGCACGTGCTGCCTCAGGAAAGCGTGTTCCGCTTCTCTTTTGTGCCTGTGGTGGACGGAGACTTCCTCAGTGACACGCCCGAGGCCCTCATCAATGCTGGAGACTTCCACAGCCTGCAG GTGCTGGTGGGTGTGGTGAAGGATGAGGGCTCCTATTTTCTGGTTTACGGGGCCCCAGGCTTCAGCAAAGACAACGAGTCTCTCATCAGCCGGGCCCAGTTCCTGGCTGGGGTGCGGGTCGGGGTCCCCCAGGCGAGTGACCTGGCTGCCGAGGCTGTGGTCCTGCATTATACAGACTGGCTGCACCCTGAGGACCCGGCGCGCCTGAGGGAGGCCATGAGTGACGTGGTGGGCGACCACAACGTCGTGTGCCCTGTGGCCCAGCTGGCTGGCCGACTGGCTGCCCAGGGTGCTCGGGTCTATGCCTACATCTTTGAACACCGTGCGTCTACACTCTCCTGGCCCCTCTGGATGGGGGTGCCCCATGGCTACGAGATCGAGTTCATCTTTGGGCTCCCCCTGGAACCCTCGCTAAACTACACCATCGAGGAGAGAACATTTGCCCAGCGACTGATGAGATACTGGGCCAACTTCGCCCGCACAGG GGACCCCAATGACCCCCGGGAGCTCAAAGCCCCGCAGTGGCCACCGTACACGGCGGGAGCGCAGCAGTACGTGAGCCTGAACCTGCGGCCGCTGGAGGTGCGGCGGGGGCTGCGCGCCCAGGCCTGCGCCTTCTGGAACCGCTTCCTCCCCAAATTGCTCAGCGCCACCG CCTCGGAGGCTCCCAGCACctgcccaggccccgcccacggGGAGGCTGCCCCGAGGCCCAGGCCCGGCCTCCCCCtacccctccttctcctcctcttcctcctcctctcctggctcccGCGGCTGTGA